A region from the Bacteroidota bacterium genome encodes:
- a CDS encoding GNAT family N-acetyltransferase: protein MRIQLLEKTHHRKKFTCEEDSLTEYIRKQVSQDIRKRLATCFVAIDDEQNVVGYYTLTSESLGRELIPEKYLKQVPKNYNAPVILLGRLARDITTKGTGLGEHLLLDALFRSYNLSNESIGAMAVVVDPINEKAVEFYKKYGFEQLPDSEKMFLPMKVIAQLI, encoded by the coding sequence GTGAGAATTCAACTTTTAGAAAAGACTCATCATAGAAAAAAATTCACCTGTGAAGAAGATTCATTAACAGAATATATTAGAAAACAGGTTAGTCAAGATATTCGCAAACGACTTGCGACTTGTTTTGTTGCAATCGATGATGAACAAAATGTTGTTGGTTATTATACTTTAACAAGTGAAAGTCTTGGTCGAGAATTAATACCTGAAAAATATTTAAAACAAGTACCAAAAAACTATAATGCTCCGGTTATTTTATTAGGTCGATTAGCAAGGGACATTACGACAAAGGGAACAGGACTTGGAGAACATCTTCTTCTTGATGCACTATTTAGAAGTTACAATTTGTCGAATGAGAGTATTGGAGCAATGGCTGTAGTTGTAGATCCTATCAACGAAAAGGCAGTTGAATTTTACAAAAAGTATGGATTTGAACAATTACCAGATAGTGAAAAGATGTTTCTCCCGATGAAAGTTATTGCACAACTGATATAG